The following are encoded in a window of Aromatoleum petrolei genomic DNA:
- a CDS encoding EAL domain-containing protein has protein sequence MNLPHSPSAAVAGPVRRSPFRQSLLVRLSIMFALGGLLVAAILVIGNRVLEDAKQRLENTVIRQVQPLAATHRLQTRSNELRTLELELPTVRDVFALPQYAERMQVEIEAMTAELAPFLAALASTRPDDARRLEMHWSNYRGDLQEVIHLAGKMDLAAAEAITSTRTRTAHAAISSILRELVSTTEQAATEAYRQAREEQQRQQRFFLMLSLGGFLFLAAGLVVFARSLSRRLRTVRDAATRLAAGEHRTPIAISGDDEISDLGQAFNAMQEIVVSRERSLRAAQEELEDRVAQRTQALATANARLWMLSQAVEQNPIGVLIASADRRVEYANAAYVRVTGRPADAQLASSLPEAADPERSRQVDAEFRAALLAARDWDGERRSRRPDGSEYWEHLRLVTMRTEQGRPEHLLLMREDITERRTQEEKVAYQAYYDSLTALPNRTLALDRLQQATGRAAREGTMCAVMFIDLDNFKQINDTLGHVAGDELLCQASVRLRSVIRAEDTVARLGGDEFLIILGIAQASDADAVATKIIQAFAPPFEIEGREFAASPSIGVSLFPDDGNEPSVLLRNADLAMYEAKDAGRNTFRFFNQKIHDDSVARMEMERELRGALERGELQVHFQPLVAARDCRLVGAEALLRWTHPVLGRVPPDHFIPIAEQSGLIVAIGNWVLDEACAHAARWRESCDGEFVIAVNVSPRQFAAPGLVDTIRACVERHAIPRNQLEIEVTEGLLIRNPAEVREAMLALEEIGVTVALDDFGTGYSSLSYLRAFPFHTIKIDRSFIRDLSEDAEDCALVVAAIRMARALGLRVVAEGVETEVQSRFLAHQESDVLQGYLFGPPIPPEDFVADWVHNPIRRASKS, from the coding sequence ATGAATCTGCCGCACTCGCCCTCCGCTGCTGTCGCCGGACCGGTCCGCAGAAGTCCCTTCCGCCAGTCCCTGCTGGTGCGCCTTTCCATCATGTTCGCGCTGGGCGGGCTACTCGTGGCGGCCATCCTGGTCATCGGCAACCGCGTGCTCGAGGATGCCAAGCAGCGGCTCGAAAACACCGTCATCCGCCAGGTGCAGCCGCTCGCCGCGACTCATCGCCTGCAGACGCGCAGCAACGAGTTGCGCACGCTGGAGCTCGAATTGCCCACGGTGCGCGACGTGTTCGCGCTGCCGCAGTACGCCGAACGCATGCAGGTGGAAATCGAGGCGATGACGGCAGAGCTGGCACCCTTCCTCGCCGCGCTCGCGTCCACCCGTCCGGACGACGCGCGCCGGCTGGAAATGCACTGGTCCAACTACCGCGGCGACCTGCAGGAAGTCATCCATCTCGCGGGCAAGATGGATCTCGCGGCAGCCGAAGCGATCACCAGCACGCGCACGCGCACCGCGCACGCGGCGATCTCTTCGATCCTGCGCGAACTCGTGAGCACAACCGAGCAGGCCGCAACCGAGGCCTACCGTCAGGCGCGCGAAGAACAGCAGCGGCAGCAACGCTTCTTCCTCATGCTGTCGCTGGGCGGTTTCCTGTTCCTCGCGGCCGGGCTGGTCGTGTTTGCACGCTCGCTCTCGCGCCGGCTGCGCACGGTACGCGATGCCGCGACCCGACTTGCCGCGGGCGAACACCGCACGCCGATCGCGATCTCCGGCGACGACGAGATCAGCGATCTGGGCCAGGCGTTCAACGCGATGCAGGAGATCGTCGTGTCGCGAGAACGGAGCCTGCGCGCCGCCCAGGAGGAGCTCGAGGATCGCGTGGCGCAACGCACGCAGGCGCTCGCGACGGCCAATGCGCGGCTGTGGATGCTGTCGCAGGCCGTCGAGCAGAACCCCATCGGGGTGCTGATCGCGAGCGCGGACCGGCGTGTGGAGTACGCCAATGCGGCCTATGTGCGGGTGACCGGCCGTCCGGCAGACGCGCAGCTGGCAAGTTCGCTGCCCGAGGCAGCCGACCCGGAACGCAGCCGGCAAGTCGACGCCGAATTCCGCGCCGCCCTGCTGGCCGCCCGGGACTGGGACGGCGAACGACGCAGCCGCCGCCCCGACGGCAGCGAATACTGGGAGCATCTGCGCCTGGTCACGATGCGCACCGAGCAGGGTCGTCCCGAACACCTCCTGCTGATGCGCGAGGACATCACCGAACGGCGCACGCAGGAAGAGAAGGTCGCCTACCAGGCGTACTACGACAGCCTCACCGCGCTGCCGAACCGCACGCTGGCGCTCGACCGCCTGCAGCAGGCAACTGGCCGCGCGGCGCGCGAAGGCACGATGTGCGCCGTGATGTTCATCGACCTCGACAACTTCAAGCAGATCAACGACACGCTCGGCCACGTCGCCGGCGACGAGTTGCTGTGCCAGGCGTCGGTGCGCCTGCGCTCGGTGATCCGCGCCGAGGACACCGTCGCGCGTCTGGGCGGCGACGAATTCCTGATCATCCTCGGCATCGCGCAGGCGAGCGACGCGGATGCGGTCGCCACCAAGATCATCCAGGCCTTCGCGCCGCCCTTCGAGATCGAGGGACGCGAGTTCGCGGCCTCGCCCAGCATCGGCGTCTCGCTCTTCCCCGACGACGGCAACGAACCGTCCGTGCTGCTGCGCAATGCCGACCTGGCGATGTACGAAGCCAAGGACGCGGGCCGCAACACCTTCCGCTTCTTCAACCAGAAGATCCACGACGATTCGGTCGCGCGCATGGAGATGGAGCGCGAACTGCGCGGCGCGCTGGAGCGCGGGGAACTGCAGGTGCATTTCCAGCCGCTCGTGGCCGCGCGCGACTGCCGGCTGGTCGGCGCGGAGGCGCTGCTGCGCTGGACTCACCCGGTGCTCGGGCGCGTGCCGCCGGATCACTTCATCCCCATCGCCGAACAAAGCGGCCTGATCGTCGCCATCGGCAACTGGGTGCTGGATGAGGCCTGCGCCCACGCGGCACGCTGGCGCGAGTCCTGCGACGGCGAGTTCGTGATCGCCGTGAACGTCTCGCCGCGCCAGTTCGCCGCCCCCGGCCTCGTGGACACCATCCGGGCCTGCGTCGAACGCCATGCCATTCCGCGCAACCAACTCGAAATCGAGGTCACCGAGGGCCTGCTGATCCGCAACCCGGCCGAGGTGCGCGAGGCGATGCTTGCACTCGAGGAAATCGGCGTCACCGTCGCCCTCGACGACTTCGGCACCGGCTACTCGTCGCTGAGCTACCTGCGCGCCTTCCCCTTCCATACGATCAAGATCGACCGCAGCTTCATCCGCGACCTCTCCGAAGACGCCGAGGACTGCGCACTGGTGGTCGCAGCAATCCGCATGGCGCGCGCGCTGGGCCTGCGCGTGGTCGCCGAGGGGGTCGAAACCGAGGTGCAATCCCGTTTCCTCGCACATCAGGAATCGGACGTGCTGCAGGGCTATCTTTTCGGCCCGCCGATTCCGCCTGAAGATTTTGTCGCCGATTGGGTGCACAATCCTATCCGTCGAGCATCGAAATCATGA
- a CDS encoding ABC transporter substrate-binding protein, which translates to MPSRKILVPLFAAALCTSAALVAPAASAGEQAYKAVAAVRKMIASGEVPAGSRLTLGFKQGNMNAFLGTDLALQKEWESLTGIVLDVHTVPQQPIRETLRAIPDLDIAVARNHEYPDLLADGLITDIGPLMVEYGYRLDDNATDGYIRPELQSRVGEHTVAIPADGDVVLLYLRRDLMEDEQEQAAFRKLHGRALAAPKTWAEYEDLVRFFHRPAQGLYGAAEERDEEGAWMGWMPRFLSSAAPHAELFDEHMRPRLTTPGAIAATESYLALVKYSPPGATDPGRTYNFTLPLFAQGKAFATMNTVAAARMFNSEGSAVRGKFLAAPLPGTRVDGRIVRHNTLIYGNNLVIPKSARNARLALLYAMWLTDPDVSTRSIGVAGGFADPYRWNHLRDVRIRKIYTPEALETFSAEWAVTQPAGTGLRGDALYLAVLDRNLTTAARGEIGAQEAMSRTSAEWEQITEKLGRAEQIRQWAEFRRQFGKRQ; encoded by the coding sequence ATGCCTTCGAGAAAAATCCTTGTCCCGCTGTTTGCTGCCGCCCTGTGCACAAGCGCAGCGCTCGTCGCACCCGCAGCATCGGCCGGCGAGCAGGCTTACAAGGCCGTCGCCGCGGTGCGCAAGATGATCGCGTCGGGCGAGGTTCCTGCGGGTTCGCGGCTCACCCTGGGATTCAAGCAGGGCAACATGAACGCCTTCCTCGGCACTGATCTGGCCCTGCAGAAGGAATGGGAGAGCCTGACCGGCATCGTGCTCGATGTGCACACCGTGCCGCAGCAACCGATCCGCGAGACGCTGCGCGCCATACCCGACCTCGACATCGCCGTGGCGCGCAACCACGAGTACCCCGACCTGCTGGCCGACGGGCTGATCACGGACATCGGACCGCTCATGGTCGAATACGGCTATCGCCTCGACGACAACGCCACCGACGGCTACATCCGCCCCGAACTGCAGTCGCGGGTAGGCGAGCACACCGTCGCCATTCCGGCGGACGGCGACGTGGTACTGCTCTACCTGCGGCGCGACCTGATGGAAGACGAGCAGGAACAGGCGGCCTTCCGCAAGCTCCATGGACGCGCGCTTGCGGCGCCAAAGACCTGGGCGGAATACGAGGATCTCGTGCGATTTTTCCATCGCCCGGCGCAGGGCCTTTACGGAGCGGCGGAGGAGCGCGACGAGGAAGGCGCCTGGATGGGATGGATGCCGCGTTTCCTCTCCTCGGCCGCACCGCACGCGGAACTGTTCGACGAGCACATGCGCCCGCGCCTGACCACCCCCGGCGCCATCGCCGCCACCGAAAGCTACCTCGCCCTCGTGAAATACTCGCCGCCGGGGGCGACCGACCCGGGCCGGACCTACAACTTCACCCTGCCGCTGTTTGCCCAGGGCAAGGCGTTCGCGACGATGAACACCGTCGCCGCCGCACGCATGTTCAATTCCGAAGGTTCAGCGGTGCGCGGCAAGTTCCTCGCAGCCCCCCTGCCGGGCACGCGCGTGGACGGCCGCATCGTGCGCCACAACACGCTGATCTACGGCAACAATCTCGTAATCCCGAAGTCGGCCCGCAATGCCCGCCTCGCTCTCCTGTACGCGATGTGGCTGACTGATCCCGACGTCTCGACGCGGTCGATCGGCGTGGCGGGCGGCTTTGCCGACCCGTATCGCTGGAACCATCTGCGCGACGTACGCATCCGCAAGATCTACACGCCGGAAGCCCTCGAGACCTTCAGCGCGGAATGGGCCGTGACGCAACCGGCCGGCACCGGGCTGCGCGGCGATGCCCTGTATCTTGCCGTGCTCGACCGCAACCTCACGACTGCCGCCCGTGGCGAGATCGGCGCGCAGGAGGCGATGAGCCGCACCAGCGCGGAGTGGGAACAGATCACGGAGAAGCTCGGCCGCGCGGAGCAGATCCGGCAGTGGGCGGAGTTCCGCCGCCAGTTCGGTAAGCGCCAATGA
- a CDS encoding RNA polymerase factor sigma-70 has protein sequence MSGMTLSGDHVAGPSPAGALRDESFLAALRGQMLRFASLQLSDAQLAEDAVQEALLGALRNASAFSGQAALKTWVFAILRHKIADILRQRMRLVDASSLLREEEDEEDFSMLFDRSGHWQVDERPVAWGNPQESLREREFWRVFEACLEHLPANQARVFMMREFVELESGEICAAVGVSVSNLNVMLYRARVRLRECLENRWFLDGERAC, from the coding sequence ATGAGCGGAATGACATTGAGCGGAGACCACGTCGCAGGTCCGTCGCCGGCCGGGGCATTGCGCGACGAGTCCTTCCTCGCCGCTCTGCGCGGCCAGATGCTGCGCTTCGCTTCCTTGCAGCTGTCGGACGCGCAACTCGCCGAGGATGCGGTGCAGGAGGCCCTGCTCGGCGCGCTGCGCAATGCGTCAGCGTTTTCCGGTCAGGCCGCGCTGAAGACCTGGGTGTTCGCGATTCTCAGGCACAAGATCGCGGACATCCTGCGCCAGCGCATGCGGCTCGTGGACGCTTCCAGCCTGCTGCGCGAGGAGGAGGATGAGGAGGACTTTTCCATGCTGTTCGACCGCAGCGGTCACTGGCAGGTCGATGAACGTCCCGTAGCCTGGGGCAATCCGCAGGAATCCCTGCGCGAACGCGAGTTCTGGCGGGTGTTCGAGGCCTGTCTGGAACATCTGCCGGCCAATCAGGCCCGGGTATTCATGATGCGCGAGTTCGTCGAACTCGAATCGGGCGAGATCTGCGCGGCGGTCGGAGTGAGCGTGAGCAATCTCAACGTGATGCTGTACCGGGCCCGCGTGCGCCTGCGCGAATGCCTCGAAAACCGCTGGTTCCTCGACGGAGAGCGAGCATGCTGA
- a CDS encoding zf-HC2 domain-containing protein yields MLNCREATRLYSEAQERELTFKERALLRMHVAMCSGCRNFGDQMAFLRSAMRAYAKGRSEKDK; encoded by the coding sequence ATGCTGAACTGCCGCGAAGCGACGCGCCTGTATTCCGAGGCCCAGGAGCGCGAACTGACCTTCAAGGAGCGGGCGCTGCTGCGCATGCACGTCGCGATGTGCTCGGGCTGCCGCAATTTCGGCGACCAGATGGCCTTCCTGCGCAGCGCGATGCGCGCCTACGCGAAAGGGCGCAGCGAGAAGGACAAGTAG
- a CDS encoding DoxX family protein, with protein sequence MNAMPETFPHRNGPTAPHALPHRALALLSRIPDSLIAFVARFSIAAVFWKSGQTKIEGLAIDLVSGEFRLGLPSLSDNALFLFREEYRLPLIPPEIAAPLAATAEHVFPLLLLVGLATRLSAAALLMMTLTIQLFVYPDAYPTHGTWAAVLLYLMAHGPGRVSLDHWIARRCGGH encoded by the coding sequence ATGAACGCCATGCCTGAAACCTTTCCGCATCGGAACGGGCCAACCGCCCCGCACGCCCTCCCGCATCGCGCGCTCGCGCTGCTGTCGCGCATTCCCGATTCGCTGATCGCCTTCGTCGCCCGTTTCTCGATCGCCGCGGTGTTCTGGAAATCCGGCCAGACGAAGATCGAGGGACTGGCGATCGACCTCGTCAGCGGCGAATTCCGGCTCGGCCTGCCGAGCCTGTCCGACAACGCCCTGTTCCTCTTCCGCGAGGAGTACCGCCTGCCGCTGATCCCGCCCGAGATCGCGGCACCGCTGGCCGCCACGGCGGAGCACGTCTTTCCGCTGCTGCTTCTCGTCGGCCTGGCGACGCGCCTGAGCGCCGCGGCGCTGCTCATGATGACACTGACGATCCAGCTCTTCGTCTATCCGGACGCCTACCCGACCCACGGCACGTGGGCGGCGGTATTGCTGTACCTGATGGCACACGGCCCGGGCCGGGTCTCGCTGGATCACTGGATCGCACGGCGCTGCGGCGGGCACTGA
- a CDS encoding DNA-binding domain-containing protein, which translates to MNGHADFAAALLDPAHPCPAGLVAWNGSDPASRFAVYRNNVVVSLVDALADSFPVTLATVGDAFFRALAREFVFANPPRSPLLSLHGRGFADFVATFAPAASVPWLADLARLEMLRIEAYHAADAEPLPAAAIAALLAEPERLPGLHLRCHPSAAILCSPWAVHSLWVAHQGDRDPSAVDPCRPESVLIVRSGGEVATDELPQAVVAFVAALMRGENLAAAAQAGQSVDGGFDLALAFATLLHRQIIVTVDSGSGGQDHERHA; encoded by the coding sequence ATGAACGGGCATGCAGACTTCGCCGCGGCGCTGCTCGACCCGGCGCACCCTTGCCCCGCCGGCCTCGTCGCCTGGAACGGGTCCGACCCCGCCTCACGTTTCGCCGTGTATCGCAATAACGTCGTCGTATCGCTGGTCGATGCGCTTGCAGACAGCTTTCCGGTGACGCTCGCCACGGTGGGCGATGCATTCTTCCGCGCGCTGGCGCGCGAATTCGTCTTCGCGAATCCGCCGCGCTCGCCGCTGCTGAGCCTCCATGGCCGCGGTTTCGCCGATTTCGTCGCGACTTTCGCGCCCGCCGCGAGCGTGCCCTGGCTAGCCGACCTCGCGCGGCTGGAGATGTTGCGCATCGAGGCCTACCACGCAGCCGATGCCGAGCCCCTGCCGGCAGCCGCCATCGCGGCCCTGCTTGCCGAACCCGAACGCCTGCCGGGACTGCACCTGCGCTGCCACCCGTCGGCCGCGATCCTGTGCTCGCCGTGGGCGGTGCATTCGCTGTGGGTGGCCCATCAGGGCGATCGCGACCCGTCAGCGGTGGATCCGTGCCGGCCGGAATCCGTGCTGATCGTGCGCAGCGGCGGCGAGGTCGCGACGGATGAGTTGCCGCAAGCGGTCGTCGCCTTCGTCGCTGCGCTGATGCGGGGCGAGAACCTGGCCGCTGCCGCACAGGCCGGGCAGTCCGTCGATGGCGGCTTCGACCTCGCCCTGGCCTTCGCGACGCTGCTGCACCGGCAAATCATCGTCACCGTCGATTCCGGATCAGGAGGACAAGATCATGAACGCCATGCCTGA
- a CDS encoding DUF692 domain-containing protein, with translation MTTMTARPSPAQAAALPARAGLGLKPAHFGEILATLPELGFFEVHAENYMVPGGPFHHALTRIREHYPLSLHGVGLSIGGTGPLDGAHLERLAALLLRYEPQSFSEHLAWSSHGGVFLNDLLPLPYTGETLRRVCEHVDAVQEHLSRRMLLENPATYLEFAASTWAEGDFIAEVVRRTGCGLLLDVNNLHVSCVNHGRDALACLDALPLDAVGEIHLAGFAQQQDAASAPLLIDNHGSPVAQAVWALYDAALQRVGAQPTLIERDHDIPPFAVLLAEAKLAERRLSALRTALPPELVA, from the coding sequence ATGACAACCATGACAGCACGGCCTTCGCCCGCACAGGCCGCTGCCCTGCCCGCCCGCGCGGGCCTGGGCCTGAAGCCCGCGCACTTCGGGGAGATCCTCGCGACACTGCCCGAACTCGGGTTCTTCGAGGTGCATGCGGAGAACTACATGGTGCCGGGCGGTCCCTTCCACCATGCGCTGACGCGCATCCGCGAGCACTACCCGCTGTCGCTGCACGGCGTGGGTCTGTCGATCGGCGGCACCGGTCCGCTCGACGGCGCACATCTGGAACGCCTCGCGGCGCTGCTGCTACGCTACGAACCGCAGTCGTTTTCGGAGCACCTGGCGTGGTCGAGCCACGGCGGCGTGTTCCTGAACGACCTGCTGCCCCTGCCCTACACGGGCGAGACGCTGCGGCGCGTATGCGAACACGTCGACGCGGTGCAGGAGCACCTCAGCCGCCGCATGTTGCTGGAGAACCCGGCGACCTACTTGGAGTTCGCGGCCTCGACCTGGGCGGAGGGTGACTTCATCGCCGAGGTGGTGCGGCGCACGGGCTGCGGGCTGCTGCTCGACGTGAACAACCTCCATGTGAGCTGCGTGAACCACGGCCGCGACGCGCTCGCCTGTCTCGACGCGCTTCCGCTCGACGCAGTGGGCGAGATTCACCTCGCCGGCTTCGCGCAGCAGCAGGACGCAGCCAGCGCGCCGCTGCTGATCGACAACCACGGCTCCCCGGTGGCGCAGGCGGTGTGGGCCCTGTACGACGCCGCGTTGCAGCGTGTCGGTGCGCAACCGACGCTGATCGAGCGCGACCACGACATCCCGCCCTTCGCGGTGTTGCTCGCCGAGGCGAAGCTGGCCGAACGCCGGCTGAGCGCCTTGCGCACCGCGCTGCCCCCGGAGCTGGTGGCATGA
- a CDS encoding DUF2282 domain-containing protein yields MSATTLHKVSAAALALALGSALSMSSALAADPPADKEKCFGVATKGKNDCAAGPGTSCAGTSKMDHQGNAWSLVPKGTCEKTMSQTSPTGFGQLMAFKEKKA; encoded by the coding sequence ATGTCCGCCACCACCCTCCACAAGGTTTCCGCCGCCGCCCTCGCTCTTGCGCTGGGTAGCGCGCTGTCGATGTCGTCCGCGCTCGCCGCCGATCCGCCGGCCGACAAGGAAAAGTGCTTCGGCGTCGCGACGAAGGGCAAGAACGACTGCGCTGCCGGCCCCGGCACGAGCTGCGCAGGCACGTCGAAGATGGATCACCAGGGCAATGCGTGGTCGCTGGTGCCGAAGGGCACGTGCGAGAAGACCATGTCTCAGACCTCGCCGACCGGCTTCGGCCAGCTGATGGCCTTCAAGGAGAAGAAGGCCTGA
- a CDS encoding aromatic amino acid transaminase — MFEHVDAYPGDPILTLVETFMQDPRAQKVNLGIGLYYDEEGRIPLLGSVRKAEVALAATPLPRSYLPMEGAADYRAAVQRLLFGPEHAALKAGRIATIQTIGGSGALKVGADLLKRYFPSSEVWVSDPTWDNHRSIFEGAGIAVNDYPYYDAATGGVRFADMLATLKTLTARSIVLLHPCCHNPTGVDLSQEQWREVIAVAKERNLIPFLDIAYQGFGDSLDDDAFAIRALADAGVSFLVSNSFSKNLSFYGERCGGLSIVCKDAEEASRVLGQMKFTVRRNYSSPPFHGGRVTAMVMDDPALYGEWTGEVEEMRTRIRAMRQKLHEVISARVPGRDFSYFIKQRGMFSYTGLSPAQVDRLREEFAVYLVRSGRMCVAGLNTRNVEYVAEAMAAVLKV; from the coding sequence ATGTTCGAACACGTCGACGCCTACCCCGGCGACCCCATCCTCACCCTCGTCGAAACCTTCATGCAGGACCCGCGTGCGCAGAAGGTCAATCTCGGCATCGGCCTGTACTACGACGAGGAGGGTCGCATCCCGCTGCTCGGCTCCGTGCGCAAGGCCGAGGTCGCGCTCGCCGCGACGCCGCTGCCGCGCTCCTACCTGCCCATGGAAGGCGCCGCCGACTACCGCGCCGCCGTGCAGCGCCTGCTGTTCGGCCCGGAGCACGCCGCGCTCAAGGCGGGGCGCATCGCCACGATCCAGACCATCGGCGGCTCGGGCGCGCTCAAGGTCGGCGCCGACCTGCTCAAGCGCTATTTCCCCTCGAGCGAGGTGTGGGTCAGCGATCCGACCTGGGACAACCACCGCTCGATCTTCGAGGGCGCCGGCATCGCTGTGAATGACTACCCCTACTACGACGCGGCGACCGGCGGCGTGCGCTTCGCCGACATGCTCGCGACGCTCAAGACCCTGACGGCGCGCAGCATCGTCCTGCTGCACCCGTGCTGCCACAACCCGACCGGCGTGGACCTGTCGCAGGAGCAGTGGCGCGAGGTCATTGCCGTCGCGAAGGAACGCAATCTCATTCCCTTCCTCGACATCGCCTACCAGGGCTTCGGCGACAGCCTCGACGACGACGCCTTCGCGATCCGTGCGCTGGCGGACGCGGGCGTGAGCTTCCTCGTCAGCAACTCCTTTTCCAAGAACCTCTCGTTCTACGGCGAGCGCTGCGGCGGCCTGTCCATCGTGTGCAAGGATGCCGAGGAAGCCTCGCGCGTGCTCGGCCAGATGAAGTTCACCGTGCGCCGCAACTACTCCAGCCCGCCCTTCCACGGCGGGCGCGTCACCGCGATGGTGATGGACGACCCCGCGCTGTATGGCGAATGGACCGGCGAGGTGGAGGAGATGCGCACCCGCATCCGTGCGATGCGCCAGAAGCTGCATGAAGTGATCAGCGCGCGCGTTCCCGGGCGCGACTTCAGCTACTTCATCAAGCAGCGCGGCATGTTCAGCTACACCGGCCTCAGCCCCGCGCAGGTCGACCGCCTGCGCGAGGAGTTCGCCGTGTACCTCGTGCGCTCGGGGCGCATGTGCGTCGCCGGCCTCAACACCCGTAACGTCGAATACGTCGCCGAGGCGATGGCCGCAGTCCTCAAGGTCTGA